Proteins encoded by one window of Luteimonas yindakuii:
- the glf gene encoding UDP-galactopyranose mutase translates to MKTDVLVVGAGFSGAVVARQLAERGLQVLVVDRRDHIGGNAHDRTDAHGVLVHPYGPHIFHTNSARIFEYLSQFTAWRPYEHRVLARVDGRLVPLPINIDTVNRLYGMSLDETTIQDFFDGVREPRDPIRTSEDVVVNAVGRDLYEKFFRGYTRKQWGLDPSELAASVAARIPTRTNHDDRYFTDTYQAMPVDGYTRMFERILDHAHIRVETGVDFFAERERLKARHLVYTGPVDAYYQHRFGALPYRSLRFEHEHLTDTQRYQDVGTVNYPNDHAYTRITEFKHITGQEHAGTSIVREYPQAEGEPYYPVPRPENEQLFKRYEALALEEPGVTFVGRLAQYRYYNMDQCVGAALKAAEYVEEKLGLATRVAAPSAVPAATA, encoded by the coding sequence ATGAAGACCGACGTCCTCGTGGTCGGTGCCGGGTTCTCCGGCGCCGTGGTGGCACGCCAGCTCGCCGAGCGCGGGCTGCAGGTGCTGGTCGTGGACCGTCGCGACCACATCGGTGGCAATGCCCATGACCGCACCGATGCCCATGGCGTGCTCGTACATCCGTATGGGCCGCATATCTTCCACACCAACAGCGCACGCATCTTCGAATACCTGTCGCAGTTCACCGCCTGGCGGCCGTACGAGCACCGCGTGCTGGCGCGCGTGGACGGCAGGCTGGTGCCGCTTCCGATCAACATCGACACCGTCAACCGGCTCTACGGGATGTCCCTGGACGAGACCACCATCCAGGACTTCTTCGATGGTGTGCGCGAGCCGCGTGATCCGATCCGCACCAGCGAGGACGTGGTGGTGAACGCGGTCGGCCGCGACCTCTACGAGAAGTTCTTCCGTGGCTACACGCGCAAGCAGTGGGGGCTGGATCCGTCCGAGCTCGCGGCGTCGGTTGCCGCGCGCATTCCGACCCGCACCAACCACGACGACCGCTACTTCACCGATACCTACCAGGCGATGCCGGTCGACGGCTACACGCGGATGTTCGAGCGCATCCTCGACCACGCGCATATCCGGGTGGAGACCGGCGTGGACTTCTTCGCCGAACGCGAGCGGCTCAAGGCGCGGCACCTGGTCTACACCGGGCCGGTGGACGCCTACTACCAGCATCGCTTCGGCGCGTTGCCGTACCGGTCGCTGCGCTTCGAGCACGAGCACTTGACCGACACGCAGCGCTACCAGGACGTCGGCACCGTCAACTATCCCAACGACCACGCCTACACCCGCATCACCGAGTTCAAGCACATCACCGGACAGGAACATGCGGGCACGTCGATTGTGCGCGAGTATCCGCAGGCCGAGGGCGAGCCCTATTACCCGGTGCCGCGGCCGGAGAACGAACAGCTCTTCAAACGCTACGAGGCACTCGCGCTGGAAGAGCCCGGGGTGACGTTCGTTGGCCGGCTGGCGCAGTACCGCTACTACAACATGGACCAGTGCGTGGGCGCGGCATTGAAGGCTGCCGAGTACGTCGAAGAGAAGCTGGGCCTCGCCACGCGGGTCGCGGCACCCTCGGCGGTGCCGGCGGCGACGGCCTGA
- the prpF gene encoding 2-methylaconitate cis-trans isomerase PrpF, translated as MTHLPQLRIPATYMRGGTSKGVFFRLDDLPEAARMPGAARDALLMRVIGSPDPYGKHTDGMGGATSSTSKCVIIAPASVPDHDVDYLYGQVSIDSAFVDWSGNCGNLSTAVGPFAIANGFIDPARLPRDGVFAVRIWQANIGKTIVCHVPVANGEVQETGDFELDGVTFPAAEIVLEFIDPSDEGEGGGALFPTGNVVDTLEVPGVGPLQATMITAGIPTVFVNAADIGYTGTELQPAVNGDPDALARLEAIRVAGALKMGLIGDAQEAATRQHTPKVAFVAARADYVASSGRRVAAADIDLNVRAMSMGKLHHAMMGTAAVAIATAAAVPGTLVNSAAGGGERSAVRFGHPSGTLRVGAEAARVDGNWEVTKAVMSRSARVLMEGMVRVPTPSATSD; from the coding sequence ATGACCCACCTGCCCCAGCTTCGCATCCCCGCCACCTACATGCGAGGCGGCACCTCCAAGGGCGTGTTCTTCCGCCTGGATGACCTGCCCGAAGCCGCGCGCATGCCGGGCGCGGCGCGCGATGCGCTGCTGATGCGGGTGATCGGTTCACCCGATCCCTATGGCAAGCACACCGATGGCATGGGCGGGGCGACCTCGTCGACCAGCAAGTGCGTGATCATCGCGCCCGCGTCGGTGCCGGATCACGATGTCGACTATCTCTACGGCCAGGTCTCGATCGACTCGGCCTTCGTCGACTGGTCGGGCAACTGCGGCAACCTCAGTACCGCGGTCGGTCCGTTCGCGATCGCCAATGGCTTCATCGATCCCGCGCGCCTTCCGCGCGACGGCGTGTTCGCGGTGCGCATCTGGCAGGCCAATATCGGCAAGACCATCGTCTGCCATGTGCCGGTCGCGAACGGCGAAGTGCAGGAAACCGGCGATTTCGAGCTCGACGGTGTGACCTTTCCCGCCGCCGAGATCGTGCTGGAGTTCATCGATCCGTCCGACGAAGGCGAGGGCGGCGGCGCGTTGTTTCCCACCGGCAATGTGGTCGACACGCTCGAAGTGCCCGGTGTCGGTCCGCTGCAGGCGACGATGATCACCGCCGGCATCCCGACGGTGTTCGTCAATGCCGCCGACATCGGCTACACCGGCACCGAACTGCAGCCGGCCGTGAATGGTGATCCCGATGCGCTTGCGCGGCTGGAAGCGATCCGCGTCGCCGGTGCATTGAAGATGGGGTTGATCGGCGATGCGCAGGAAGCGGCCACGCGCCAGCACACGCCGAAGGTGGCCTTCGTCGCGGCGCGCGCCGACTACGTCGCATCGAGCGGCAGGCGGGTCGCCGCGGCCGACATCGACCTCAACGTGCGCGCGATGTCGATGGGCAAGCTGCATCACGCGATGATGGGCACTGCCGCGGTCGCCATTGCGACTGCCGCGGCGGTTCCGGGCACGCTGGTGAACAGTGCCGCCGGGGGTGGCGAACGCAGCGCGGTCCGCTTCGGCCATCCTTCGGGCACCCTGCGCGTGGGCGCGGAGGCGGCGCGCGTGGATGGCAACTGGGAGGTGACCAAGGCGGTGATGAGCCGCAGTGCGCGCGTGCTGATGGAAGGCATGGTGCGCGTGCCCACACCTTCCGCAACATCGGACTGA
- the queD gene encoding 6-carboxytetrahydropterin synthase QueD, whose amino-acid sequence MDIFKVFTVEAAHRLPNVPDGHKCARLHGHSFRIEIHVSGEPGADSGWIMDFADLKAAFRPLYDQLDHHYLNDVEGLENPTSERLALWIWERLKPRLPLLREVVVHETCTSGCRYRG is encoded by the coding sequence ATGGACATCTTCAAGGTCTTCACCGTTGAGGCGGCCCACCGCCTGCCCAACGTGCCCGACGGGCACAAGTGCGCGCGCCTGCACGGCCATTCGTTCCGCATCGAGATCCACGTCAGCGGCGAGCCGGGCGCCGACAGCGGCTGGATCATGGACTTCGCCGACCTCAAGGCGGCGTTCCGCCCGCTGTACGACCAGCTCGACCACCACTATCTCAACGACGTCGAAGGGCTGGAGAACCCGACCAGCGAGCGGCTGGCGCTGTGGATCTGGGAGCGTCTCAAGCCCCGCCTACCATTGCTGAGGGAGGTCGTGGTCCACGAGACCTGCACCTCCGGCTGCCGTTATCGGGGCTGA
- a CDS encoding glycosyltransferase produces MGRAIDGQYTHSVGRLDGSQGVSAHAAVARGGGSNALQPVTKPASPDISRRFPLMVHCHLRWDFVWQRPQQLFSRLAAEHPVLFVEDPLPGDGDAHLDITEPYANVVRLVPRLPHDAPADTDAQWRLLIPLIEQALLRHPLLAGRFANPVQWFYSPMSAPMLLGRFGSRGIVYDCMDELANFRFAPPDIVARERYLLSRADVVFTGGYQLYEAKARHHPTVYFHGCGVDVGHFGRARLASTEVPASVADLPGPILGYVGVIDERLDYALIEALALANPDASVVMAGPLAKVERADLPDLPNIHWLGQQPYEALPALVKGFDVCLMPFALNDATRYINPTKTLEYMATGKPVVSTAVADVVRNFTPVVDVAYSTEEFLDAVRRAIDGADPTLLREGIARAMDASWDSTVATMRSELLGAVMPVRALHAGAQ; encoded by the coding sequence ATGGGCAGGGCAATTGATGGGCAGTACACGCACAGCGTAGGCAGGCTGGATGGTTCGCAGGGCGTGTCCGCCCATGCAGCTGTGGCCCGCGGTGGAGGCAGTAACGCCCTGCAGCCGGTCACGAAACCCGCCAGCCCGGACATCAGCCGCCGCTTTCCGCTGATGGTGCATTGCCACCTCCGCTGGGATTTCGTCTGGCAGCGTCCACAACAGCTGTTCTCGCGGCTGGCCGCGGAGCATCCGGTGCTGTTCGTCGAGGATCCGTTGCCCGGCGACGGCGACGCGCATCTCGATATCACCGAGCCCTATGCGAACGTGGTGCGCCTGGTGCCGCGCCTGCCGCACGATGCACCAGCCGATACGGATGCGCAGTGGCGGTTGCTGATTCCGTTGATCGAGCAGGCGCTGCTGCGTCACCCGCTGCTCGCCGGACGCTTCGCCAATCCGGTGCAGTGGTTCTATTCGCCGATGAGCGCGCCGATGCTGCTGGGCCGTTTCGGCTCGCGCGGCATCGTCTACGACTGCATGGACGAGCTGGCGAACTTCCGCTTCGCACCGCCCGACATCGTCGCGCGCGAGCGCTACCTGCTGTCGCGCGCCGACGTCGTCTTCACCGGCGGCTACCAGCTGTATGAGGCGAAGGCGCGCCACCATCCCACCGTCTATTTCCACGGCTGTGGCGTCGATGTCGGCCATTTCGGTCGCGCGCGACTGGCCTCCACGGAGGTGCCTGCGAGCGTCGCCGACCTGCCCGGGCCGATCCTCGGCTATGTCGGCGTTATCGACGAGCGCCTGGACTACGCGCTGATCGAGGCGCTGGCACTCGCGAATCCGGACGCATCCGTGGTGATGGCCGGTCCGCTGGCCAAGGTCGAGCGCGCCGACCTGCCGGACCTCCCCAACATCCACTGGCTGGGCCAGCAGCCCTACGAGGCGCTGCCGGCGCTGGTGAAGGGCTTCGATGTCTGCCTGATGCCGTTCGCGCTCAACGACGCCACCCGCTACATCAACCCGACCAAGACGCTGGAATACATGGCGACCGGCAAGCCGGTGGTGTCCACCGCAGTGGCCGACGTGGTGCGCAACTTCACCCCGGTGGTGGATGTCGCGTACTCCACCGAGGAGTTCCTCGACGCGGTCCGGCGTGCCATCGACGGTGCTGACCCGACACTGTTGCGCGAAGGCATCGCCCGCGCGATGGATGCGTCCTGGGATTCCACCGTGGCCACCATGCGCAGCGAACTGCTGGGCGCGGTGATGCCGGTGCGGGCCCTGCACGCGGGTGCCCAATGA
- a CDS encoding phasin family protein encodes MNTINEQFTNATRQYADTAAQVNQLALQNVQNVFGLQLSTLETNARAAFAFWSELVEARDPDAVRNLWPKGVQVARENVERTIGAGQEAFARTVQANEAIGQIAKGQLESASAQAQATVQTAARQAGKSSKA; translated from the coding sequence ATGAATACGATCAATGAGCAGTTCACCAACGCCACCCGCCAGTACGCGGACACCGCAGCCCAGGTCAACCAGCTGGCGCTGCAGAACGTCCAGAACGTCTTCGGCCTGCAGCTGAGCACGCTCGAGACCAATGCCCGCGCCGCGTTCGCCTTCTGGAGCGAGCTGGTCGAGGCCCGCGACCCGGACGCGGTGCGCAATCTGTGGCCGAAGGGCGTGCAGGTCGCGCGCGAGAACGTCGAGCGCACCATCGGTGCCGGCCAGGAAGCCTTCGCCCGCACCGTGCAGGCCAACGAGGCCATCGGCCAGATCGCCAAGGGCCAGCTCGAGTCGGCCAGCGCGCAGGCCCAGGCCACCGTGCAGACGGCCGCCCGCCAGGCCGGCAAGTCCAGCAAGGCCTGA
- a CDS encoding SRPBCC family protein → MSSDSTPTGTVRLHRVLRAPPERVYRAFLDPDAMAKWLPPHGFTGRVHSMDARVGGGYRMSFTNFGTGASHAFGGTYTELVEYERIGYTDRFESPGLPGEMRVTVELEKSIAGTGLRIVQEGIPDAIPVDMCYQGWQESLDQLARLVEPEIPDGP, encoded by the coding sequence ATGTCCAGTGACAGCACGCCGACCGGCACCGTCCGCCTCCACCGCGTCCTGCGCGCACCGCCCGAACGCGTCTACAGGGCCTTCCTCGATCCCGATGCGATGGCCAAGTGGCTGCCGCCGCATGGTTTCACCGGCCGGGTCCACTCCATGGACGCGCGCGTGGGCGGTGGCTACCGCATGTCGTTCACCAACTTCGGCACCGGCGCCAGCCACGCGTTCGGCGGCACCTACACCGAGCTCGTGGAGTACGAACGGATCGGTTACACCGACCGCTTCGAGAGCCCCGGACTGCCCGGCGAGATGCGGGTGACCGTGGAGCTGGAGAAGAGCATCGCCGGCACCGGGCTGCGGATCGTGCAGGAGGGCATTCCCGACGCGATTCCGGTCGACATGTGCTACCAGGGCTGGCAGGAATCGCTGGACCAGCTGGCCCGACTGGTCGAACCGGAAATTCCCGACGGCCCCTGA
- the acnD gene encoding Fe/S-dependent 2-methylisocitrate dehydratase AcnD, with product MNNPYRKPLPGTPLAYFDAREAIEAIQPGAWAGLPYTARVHAENLVRCADPAQLRDYLVQLVERRRDLDFPWWPVRVVCHDILGQTALVDLAGLRDAIAEQGGDPAQVNPVVPVQLIVDHSLAVECGGFDPDAFTRNREIEDRRNADRFDFIEWTRHAFRNVEVIPPGNGIMHQINLEKMSPVVYVRDSVAFPDTCVGTDSHTPHVDALGVIAIGVGGLEAENVMLGRASWMRLPDIVGVELTGRPGPGITATDVVLALTEFLRAERVVGAYLEFFGEGASALTIGDRATISNMCPEYGATAAMFYIDEQTLDYLRLTGREDQQVALVETYARTAGLWADDLRDVRYERVLRFDLSSVVRNMAGPSNPHRRLPTSALAERGIAVDLEGARAQEAQGLMPDGAVIIAAITSCTNTSNPRNVIAAGLLARNANARGLVRKPWVKTSLAPGSKAVELYLQESGLLPELEALGFGIVGFACTTCNGMSGALDPAIQQEIIDRDLYATAVLSGNRNFDGRIHPYAKQAFLASPPLVIAYAIAGTVRFDIEKDVLGIDADGHPVTLKDLWPSDAEIDAVVKASVKPEQFRQVYGPMFKLQVDSGPKVPPLYDWRPMSTYIRRPPYWEGALAGERTLAGMRALAVLGDNITTDHLSPSNAILRDSAAGEYLASMGVPEEDFNSYATHRGDHLTAQRATFANPKLINEMAVVDGVVKQGSLARLEPEGKVMRMWEVIETYMQRKQPLVIIAGADYGQGSSRDWAAKGVRLAGVEAIVAEGFERIHRTNLVGMGVLPLEFKPGTTRLTLGIDGSETFDVIGTRAPGATLTLVIHRRNGETVEVPVTCRLDSDEDVEVYEAGGVLQRFAQDFLASAKAA from the coding sequence ATGAACAACCCGTACCGCAAGCCGCTTCCCGGCACCCCGCTCGCGTACTTCGATGCCCGCGAGGCGATCGAGGCGATCCAGCCCGGCGCGTGGGCCGGTCTGCCCTACACGGCGCGCGTGCATGCGGAAAACCTGGTGCGCTGCGCGGACCCGGCACAGTTGCGCGACTACCTGGTGCAGCTCGTCGAGCGCCGCCGCGACCTCGATTTCCCGTGGTGGCCGGTGCGCGTGGTCTGCCACGACATCCTCGGCCAGACCGCGCTGGTGGACCTCGCCGGCCTGCGCGATGCGATCGCCGAGCAGGGTGGCGATCCGGCACAGGTCAATCCGGTGGTGCCGGTGCAGCTGATCGTCGACCACTCGCTGGCAGTGGAGTGCGGCGGCTTCGACCCCGATGCGTTCACCCGCAACCGCGAGATCGAGGATCGCCGCAACGCCGACCGCTTCGACTTCATCGAGTGGACGCGGCATGCGTTCCGCAACGTGGAGGTGATCCCGCCGGGCAACGGGATCATGCACCAGATCAACCTGGAGAAGATGTCGCCGGTGGTCTACGTGCGCGACAGCGTCGCCTTCCCGGACACCTGCGTCGGCACCGACAGCCACACCCCGCACGTCGACGCGCTCGGCGTGATCGCGATCGGCGTCGGCGGGCTGGAAGCCGAGAACGTCATGCTCGGCCGCGCCTCGTGGATGCGCCTGCCCGACATCGTCGGCGTCGAACTCACCGGACGCCCGGGCCCCGGCATCACCGCCACCGACGTGGTGCTGGCGCTGACCGAATTCCTGCGCGCGGAGCGCGTGGTCGGTGCTTATCTCGAGTTCTTCGGCGAAGGGGCCTCGGCGCTGACCATCGGCGACCGCGCGACGATCTCGAACATGTGCCCGGAATACGGCGCCACCGCGGCGATGTTCTACATCGACGAGCAGACCCTGGACTACCTGCGCCTGACCGGCCGCGAGGACCAGCAGGTCGCGCTGGTGGAGACCTATGCGAGGACCGCCGGCCTGTGGGCCGACGACCTGCGCGACGTGCGGTACGAGCGCGTGCTGCGCTTCGACCTGTCGAGCGTGGTGCGCAACATGGCCGGGCCGTCGAATCCGCACCGCCGGCTGCCGACCTCGGCACTGGCGGAGCGCGGCATCGCGGTGGATCTCGAAGGCGCGCGTGCGCAGGAAGCGCAGGGCCTGATGCCCGATGGCGCGGTGATCATCGCCGCCATCACCAGCTGCACCAACACCTCCAACCCGCGCAACGTGATCGCCGCCGGCCTGCTGGCGCGCAACGCCAACGCGCGCGGACTCGTGCGCAAGCCGTGGGTGAAAACCTCGCTCGCGCCGGGTTCGAAGGCGGTCGAGCTGTATCTGCAGGAAAGCGGCCTGTTGCCGGAACTCGAAGCGCTGGGCTTCGGCATCGTCGGCTTCGCCTGCACCACCTGCAATGGCATGAGCGGCGCGCTGGATCCCGCGATCCAGCAGGAGATCATCGACCGCGACCTGTATGCGACCGCGGTGCTGTCGGGCAACCGCAACTTCGACGGCCGCATCCATCCGTATGCCAAGCAGGCCTTCCTGGCCTCGCCGCCGCTGGTGATCGCGTATGCGATCGCCGGCACCGTGCGTTTCGACATCGAGAAGGACGTGCTGGGTATCGATGCCGACGGCCATCCGGTGACGCTCAAGGACCTGTGGCCCAGCGACGCCGAGATCGACGCGGTGGTCAAGGCCAGCGTCAAGCCGGAGCAGTTCCGCCAGGTGTACGGGCCGATGTTCAAGCTGCAGGTCGACAGCGGGCCGAAGGTGCCGCCGCTGTACGACTGGCGGCCGATGTCGACCTACATCCGCCGCCCGCCGTACTGGGAAGGCGCGCTCGCCGGCGAGCGCACGCTGGCCGGCATGCGTGCGCTGGCGGTGCTGGGCGACAACATCACCACCGATCACCTGTCGCCGTCGAACGCGATCCTGCGCGACAGCGCGGCCGGTGAATACCTGGCGTCGATGGGCGTGCCGGAGGAGGACTTCAACTCCTACGCCACCCATCGCGGCGACCACCTCACTGCGCAGCGCGCCACCTTCGCCAATCCCAAGCTCATCAACGAGATGGCGGTGGTCGACGGCGTTGTGAAGCAGGGCTCCTTGGCGCGGCTGGAGCCGGAAGGCAAGGTCATGCGCATGTGGGAAGTGATCGAGACCTACATGCAGCGCAAGCAGCCGCTGGTGATCATCGCCGGCGCCGACTACGGCCAGGGCTCGTCGCGCGACTGGGCAGCCAAGGGCGTGCGGCTGGCGGGCGTGGAGGCGATCGTCGCCGAGGGTTTCGAGCGCATCCACCGCACCAACCTGGTCGGCATGGGCGTGCTGCCGCTTGAGTTCAAGCCGGGCACCACGCGGCTGACGCTCGGCATCGACGGCAGCGAGACGTTCGACGTGATCGGCACCCGCGCGCCGGGCGCCACGCTGACGCTGGTGATCCACCGCCGCAACGGCGAGACCGTCGAAGTGCCGGTGACCTGCCGTCTGGATTCCGACGAGGACGTCGAGGTCTACGAGGCCGGCGGCGTGCTGCAGCGTTTCGCGCAGGACTTCCTCGCTTCGGCGAAGGCGGCCTGA